Proteins from one Cyclopterus lumpus isolate fCycLum1 chromosome 11, fCycLum1.pri, whole genome shotgun sequence genomic window:
- the tmem170b gene encoding transmembrane protein 170B, producing MPASQAKYSYSIKRRAKPGGGGTNMTTNRDYSVNLSVQQVLSLWVHGTTLQHFTEMWYWVFLWCLFSSLFLHGAVGLLMLVMLQRHKRGRLITVVLVSAGFLASLSGGVITSAAVAGVYRVAGKDMAPLEALLLGVGQTCLSIIISFSRVLATL from the exons ATGCCTGCATCTCAAGCCAAGTACAGCTATTCGATAAAGAGGCGGGCGAAGCCGGGCGGCGGCGGCACAAACATGACAACGAACCGGGATTATTCCGTTAATCTGTCGGTGCAGCAAGTGCTGAGCCTTTGGGTGCACGGCACGACACTGCAGCACTTCACAG AGATGTGGTACTGGGTGTTCCTGTGGTGTCTCTTCTCCTCGCTCTTCCTCCACGGGGCGGTGGGGCTGCTCATGTTGgtcatgctgcaacgccacaaGAGGGGCCGCCTCATCACCGTGGTGCTGGTCAGCGCGGGtttcctggcctccctctccggAGGCGTCATCACCA GTGCGGCGGTGGCGGGGGTGTACCGCGTGGCGGGGAAGGACATGGCGCCGCTGGAAGCCCTGTTGTTGGGCGTGGGCCAGACCTGCCTCTCCATCATCATATCCTTCTCACGCGTCCTCGCCACTCTCTGA